The following coding sequences lie in one Lacerta agilis isolate rLacAgi1 chromosome 4, rLacAgi1.pri, whole genome shotgun sequence genomic window:
- the MID1IP1 gene encoding mid1-interacting protein 1: protein MMQICESYSQKHSLFNAMNRFIGAVNNMDQTVMVPSLLRDVPLLLEELDAGGGEREASLNPNGGAYCSCRDMYSHYVLLKSIRNDIEWGVLQQASEEAASRKKDKLNGGPGAVDISRGIPEDEEVEEDLEKQFHYHLSGLHTVLSKLTRKANVLTNRYKQEIGGNNWGH from the coding sequence ATGATGCAGATCTGCGAGTCGTACAGCCAAAAGCACTCGCTCTTCAACGCCATGAACCGCTTCATCGGGGCCGTCAACAACATGGACCAGACGGTGATGGTGCCCAGCCTGCTGCGGGACGTGCCTCTCTTGCTGGAGGAGCTGGACGCGGGCGGCGGGGAGCGGGAGGCCTCGCTGAACCCCAACGGCGGCGCCTACTGCTCCTGCAGAGACATGTACAGCCACTACGTGCTGCTCAAGTCCATCCGCAACGACATCGAGTGGGGGGTGCTGCAGCAGGCGAGCGAGGAGGCCGCGAGCCGGAAGAAGGACAAGCTGAACGGGGGCCCCGGCGCCGTGGACATTAGCCGAGGGATCCCCGAGGacgaggaggtggaggaggacctGGAGAAGCAGTTTCACTACCACTTGAGCGGACTGCACACGGTGCTTTCCAAACTGACTCGCAAGGCCAACGTGCTCACCAACCGGTACAAG